A single genomic interval of Homo sapiens chromosome 15, GRCh38.p14 Primary Assembly harbors:
- the CSK gene encoding tyrosine-protein kinase CSK isoform 3 (isoform 3 is encoded by transcript variant 11), translated as MSAIQAAWPSGTECIAKYNFHGTAEQDLPFCKGDVLTIVAVTKDPNWYKAKNKVGREGIIPANYVQKREGVKAGTKLSLMPWFHGKITREQAERLLYPPETGLFLVRESTNYPGDYTLCVSCDGKVEHYRIMYHASKLSIDEEVYFENLMQLVEHYTSDADGLCTRLIKPKVMEGTVAAQDEFYRSGWALNMKELKLLQTIGKGEFGDVMLGDYRGNKVAVKCIKNDATAQAFLAEASVMTQLRHSNLVQLLGVIVEEKGGLYIVTEYMAKGSLVDYLRSRGRSVLGGDCLLKFSLDVCEAMEYLEGNNFVHRDLAARNVLVSEDNVAKDTGKLPVKWTAPEALREKKFSTKSDVWSFGILLWEIYSFGRVPYPRIPLKDVVPRVEKGYKMDAPDGCPPAVYEVMKNCWHLDAAMRPSFLQLREQLEHIKTHELHL; from the exons ATGTCAGCAATACAG GCCGCCTGGCCATCCGGTACAGAATGTATTGCCAAGTACAACTTCCACGGCACTGCCGAGCAGGACCTGCCCTTCTGCAAAGGAGACGTGCTCACCATTGTGGCCGTCACCAAG GACCCCAACTGGTACAAAGCCAAAAACAAGGTGGGCCGTGAGGGCATCATCCCAGCCAACTACGTCCAGAAGCGGGAGGGCGTGAAGGCGGGTACCAAACTCAGCCTCATGCC TTGGTTCCACGGCAAGATCACACGGGAGCAGGCTGAGCGGCTTCTGTACCCGCCGGAGACAGGCCTGTTCCTGGTGCGGGAGAGCACCAACTACCCCGGAGACTACACGCTGTGCGTGAGCTGCGACGGCAAGGTGGAGCACTACCGCATCATGTACCATGCCAGCAAGCTCAGCATCGACGAGGAGGTGTACTTTGAGAACCTCATGCAGCTGGTGGAG CACTACACCTCAGACGCAGATGGACTCTGTACGCGCCTCATTAAACCAAAGGTCATGGAGGGCACAGTGGCGGCCCAGGATGAGTTCTACCGCA GCGGCTGGGCCCTGAACATGAAGGAGCTGAAGCTGCTGCAGACCATCGGGAAGGGGGAGTTCGGAG ACGTGATGCTGGGCGATTACCGAGGGAACAAAGTCGCCGTCAAGTGCATTAAGAACGACGCCACTGCCCAGGCCTTCCTGGCTGAAGCCTCAGTCATGAC GCAACTGCGGCATAGCAACCTGGTGCAGCTCCTGGGCGTGATCGTGGAGGAGAAGGGCGGGCTCTACATCGTCACTGAGTACATGGCCAAG GGGAGCCTTGTGGACTACCTGCGGTCTAGGGGTCGGTCAGTGCTGGGCGGAGACTGTCTCCTCAAGTTCTCGCT AGATGTCTGCGAGGCCATGGAATACCTGGAGGGCAACAATTTCGTGCATCGAGACCTGGCTGCCCGCAATGTGCTGGTGTCTGAGGACAACGTGGCCAAG GACACGGGCAAGCTGCCAGTCAAGTGGACAGCCCCTGAGGCCCTGAGAGAGAAG AAATTCTCCACTAAGTCTGACGTGTGGAGTTTCGGAATCCTTCTCTGGGAAATCTACTCCTTTGGGCGAGTGCCTTATCCAAGAATT CCCCTGAAGGACGTCGTCCCTCGGGTGGAGAAGGGCTACAAGATGGATGCCCCCGACGGCTGCCCGCCCGCAGTCTATGAAGTCATGAAGAACTGCTGGCACCTGGACGCCGCCATGCGGCCCTCCTTCCTACAGCTCCGAGAGCAGCTTGAGCACATCAAAACCCACGAGCTGCACCTGTGA
- the CSK gene encoding tyrosine-protein kinase CSK isoform 5 (isoform 5 is encoded by transcript variant 13) yields MSAIQAAWPSGTECIAKYNFHGTAEQDLPFCKGDVLTIVAVTKITREQAERLLYPPETGLFLVRESTNYPGDYTLCVSCDGKVEHYRIMYHASKLSIDEEVYFENLMQLVEHYTSDADGLCTRLIKPKVMEGTVAAQDEFYRSGWALNMKELKLLQTIGKGEFGDVMLGDYRGNKVAVKCIKNDATAQAFLAEASVMTQLRHSNLVQLLGVIVEEKGGLYIVTEYMAKGSLVDYLRSRGRSVLGGDCLLKFSLDVCEAMEYLEGNNFVHRDLAARNVLVSEDNVAKVSDFGLTKEASSTQDTGKLPVKWTAPEALREKKFSTKSDVWSFGILLWEIYSFGRVPYPRIPLKDVVPRVEKGYKMDAPDGCPPAVYEVMKNCWHLDAAMRPSFLQLREQLEHIKTHELHL; encoded by the exons ATGTCAGCAATACAG GCCGCCTGGCCATCCGGTACAGAATGTATTGCCAAGTACAACTTCCACGGCACTGCCGAGCAGGACCTGCCCTTCTGCAAAGGAGACGTGCTCACCATTGTGGCCGTCACCAAG ATCACACGGGAGCAGGCTGAGCGGCTTCTGTACCCGCCGGAGACAGGCCTGTTCCTGGTGCGGGAGAGCACCAACTACCCCGGAGACTACACGCTGTGCGTGAGCTGCGACGGCAAGGTGGAGCACTACCGCATCATGTACCATGCCAGCAAGCTCAGCATCGACGAGGAGGTGTACTTTGAGAACCTCATGCAGCTGGTGGAG CACTACACCTCAGACGCAGATGGACTCTGTACGCGCCTCATTAAACCAAAGGTCATGGAGGGCACAGTGGCGGCCCAGGATGAGTTCTACCGCA GCGGCTGGGCCCTGAACATGAAGGAGCTGAAGCTGCTGCAGACCATCGGGAAGGGGGAGTTCGGAG ACGTGATGCTGGGCGATTACCGAGGGAACAAAGTCGCCGTCAAGTGCATTAAGAACGACGCCACTGCCCAGGCCTTCCTGGCTGAAGCCTCAGTCATGAC GCAACTGCGGCATAGCAACCTGGTGCAGCTCCTGGGCGTGATCGTGGAGGAGAAGGGCGGGCTCTACATCGTCACTGAGTACATGGCCAAG GGGAGCCTTGTGGACTACCTGCGGTCTAGGGGTCGGTCAGTGCTGGGCGGAGACTGTCTCCTCAAGTTCTCGCT AGATGTCTGCGAGGCCATGGAATACCTGGAGGGCAACAATTTCGTGCATCGAGACCTGGCTGCCCGCAATGTGCTGGTGTCTGAGGACAACGTGGCCAAGGTCAGCGACTTTGGTCTCACCAAGGAGGCGTCCAGCACCCAGGACACGGGCAAGCTGCCAGTCAAGTGGACAGCCCCTGAGGCCCTGAGAGAGAAG AAATTCTCCACTAAGTCTGACGTGTGGAGTTTCGGAATCCTTCTCTGGGAAATCTACTCCTTTGGGCGAGTGCCTTATCCAAGAATT CCCCTGAAGGACGTCGTCCCTCGGGTGGAGAAGGGCTACAAGATGGATGCCCCCGACGGCTGCCCGCCCGCAGTCTATGAAGTCATGAAGAACTGCTGGCACCTGGACGCCGCCATGCGGCCCTCCTTCCTACAGCTCCGAGAGCAGCTTGAGCACATCAAAACCCACGAGCTGCACCTGTGA
- the CSK gene encoding tyrosine-protein kinase CSK isoform 4 (isoform 4 is encoded by transcript variant 12), whose protein sequence is MSAIQAAWPSGTECIAKYNFHGTAEQDLPFCKGDVLTIVAVTKDPNWYKAKNKITREQAERLLYPPETGLFLVRESTNYPGDYTLCVSCDGKVEHYRIMYHASKLSIDEEVYFENLMQLVEHYTSDADGLCTRLIKPKVMEGTVAAQDEFYRSGWALNMKELKLLQTIGKGEFGDVMLGDYRGNKVAVKCIKNDATAQAFLAEASVMTQLRHSNLVQLLGVIVEEKGGLYIVTEYMAKGSLVDYLRSRGRSVLGGDCLLKFSLDVCEAMEYLEGNNFVHRDLAARNVLVSEDNVAKVSDFGLTKEASSTQDTGKLPVKWTAPEALREKKFSTKSDVWSFGILLWEIYSFGRVPYPRIPLKDVVPRVEKGYKMDAPDGCPPAVYEVMKNCWHLDAAMRPSFLQLREQLEHIKTHELHL, encoded by the exons ATGTCAGCAATACAG GCCGCCTGGCCATCCGGTACAGAATGTATTGCCAAGTACAACTTCCACGGCACTGCCGAGCAGGACCTGCCCTTCTGCAAAGGAGACGTGCTCACCATTGTGGCCGTCACCAAG GACCCCAACTGGTACAAAGCCAAAAACAAG ATCACACGGGAGCAGGCTGAGCGGCTTCTGTACCCGCCGGAGACAGGCCTGTTCCTGGTGCGGGAGAGCACCAACTACCCCGGAGACTACACGCTGTGCGTGAGCTGCGACGGCAAGGTGGAGCACTACCGCATCATGTACCATGCCAGCAAGCTCAGCATCGACGAGGAGGTGTACTTTGAGAACCTCATGCAGCTGGTGGAG CACTACACCTCAGACGCAGATGGACTCTGTACGCGCCTCATTAAACCAAAGGTCATGGAGGGCACAGTGGCGGCCCAGGATGAGTTCTACCGCA GCGGCTGGGCCCTGAACATGAAGGAGCTGAAGCTGCTGCAGACCATCGGGAAGGGGGAGTTCGGAG ACGTGATGCTGGGCGATTACCGAGGGAACAAAGTCGCCGTCAAGTGCATTAAGAACGACGCCACTGCCCAGGCCTTCCTGGCTGAAGCCTCAGTCATGAC GCAACTGCGGCATAGCAACCTGGTGCAGCTCCTGGGCGTGATCGTGGAGGAGAAGGGCGGGCTCTACATCGTCACTGAGTACATGGCCAAG GGGAGCCTTGTGGACTACCTGCGGTCTAGGGGTCGGTCAGTGCTGGGCGGAGACTGTCTCCTCAAGTTCTCGCT AGATGTCTGCGAGGCCATGGAATACCTGGAGGGCAACAATTTCGTGCATCGAGACCTGGCTGCCCGCAATGTGCTGGTGTCTGAGGACAACGTGGCCAAGGTCAGCGACTTTGGTCTCACCAAGGAGGCGTCCAGCACCCAGGACACGGGCAAGCTGCCAGTCAAGTGGACAGCCCCTGAGGCCCTGAGAGAGAAG AAATTCTCCACTAAGTCTGACGTGTGGAGTTTCGGAATCCTTCTCTGGGAAATCTACTCCTTTGGGCGAGTGCCTTATCCAAGAATT CCCCTGAAGGACGTCGTCCCTCGGGTGGAGAAGGGCTACAAGATGGATGCCCCCGACGGCTGCCCGCCCGCAGTCTATGAAGTCATGAAGAACTGCTGGCACCTGGACGCCGCCATGCGGCCCTCCTTCCTACAGCTCCGAGAGCAGCTTGAGCACATCAAAACCCACGAGCTGCACCTGTGA
- the CSK gene encoding tyrosine-protein kinase CSK isoform 2 (isoform 2 is encoded by transcript variant 10), with translation MSAIQAAWPSGTECIAKYNFHGTAEQDLPFCKGDVLTIVAVTKDPNWYKAKNKVGREGIIPANYVQKREGVKAGTKLSLMPWFHGKITREQAERLLYPPETGLFLVRESTNYPGDYTLCVSCDGKVEHYRIMYHASKLSIDEEVYFENLMQLVEHYTSDADGLCTRLIKPKVMEGTVAAQDEFYRSGWALNMKELKLLQTIGKGEFGDVMLGDYRGNKVAVKCIKNDATAQAFLAEASVMTQLRHSNLVQLLGVIVEEKGGLYIVTEYMAKGSLVDYLRSRGRSVLGGDCLLKFSDVCEAMEYLEGNNFVHRDLAARNVLVSEDNVAKVSDFGLTKEASSTQDTGKLPVKWTAPEALREKKFSTKSDVWSFGILLWEIYSFGRVPYPRIPLKDVVPRVEKGYKMDAPDGCPPAVYEVMKNCWHLDAAMRPSFLQLREQLEHIKTHELHL, from the exons ATGTCAGCAATACAG GCCGCCTGGCCATCCGGTACAGAATGTATTGCCAAGTACAACTTCCACGGCACTGCCGAGCAGGACCTGCCCTTCTGCAAAGGAGACGTGCTCACCATTGTGGCCGTCACCAAG GACCCCAACTGGTACAAAGCCAAAAACAAGGTGGGCCGTGAGGGCATCATCCCAGCCAACTACGTCCAGAAGCGGGAGGGCGTGAAGGCGGGTACCAAACTCAGCCTCATGCC TTGGTTCCACGGCAAGATCACACGGGAGCAGGCTGAGCGGCTTCTGTACCCGCCGGAGACAGGCCTGTTCCTGGTGCGGGAGAGCACCAACTACCCCGGAGACTACACGCTGTGCGTGAGCTGCGACGGCAAGGTGGAGCACTACCGCATCATGTACCATGCCAGCAAGCTCAGCATCGACGAGGAGGTGTACTTTGAGAACCTCATGCAGCTGGTGGAG CACTACACCTCAGACGCAGATGGACTCTGTACGCGCCTCATTAAACCAAAGGTCATGGAGGGCACAGTGGCGGCCCAGGATGAGTTCTACCGCA GCGGCTGGGCCCTGAACATGAAGGAGCTGAAGCTGCTGCAGACCATCGGGAAGGGGGAGTTCGGAG ACGTGATGCTGGGCGATTACCGAGGGAACAAAGTCGCCGTCAAGTGCATTAAGAACGACGCCACTGCCCAGGCCTTCCTGGCTGAAGCCTCAGTCATGAC GCAACTGCGGCATAGCAACCTGGTGCAGCTCCTGGGCGTGATCGTGGAGGAGAAGGGCGGGCTCTACATCGTCACTGAGTACATGGCCAAG GGGAGCCTTGTGGACTACCTGCGGTCTAGGGGTCGGTCAGTGCTGGGCGGAGACTGTCTCCTCAAGTTCTC AGATGTCTGCGAGGCCATGGAATACCTGGAGGGCAACAATTTCGTGCATCGAGACCTGGCTGCCCGCAATGTGCTGGTGTCTGAGGACAACGTGGCCAAGGTCAGCGACTTTGGTCTCACCAAGGAGGCGTCCAGCACCCAGGACACGGGCAAGCTGCCAGTCAAGTGGACAGCCCCTGAGGCCCTGAGAGAGAAG AAATTCTCCACTAAGTCTGACGTGTGGAGTTTCGGAATCCTTCTCTGGGAAATCTACTCCTTTGGGCGAGTGCCTTATCCAAGAATT CCCCTGAAGGACGTCGTCCCTCGGGTGGAGAAGGGCTACAAGATGGATGCCCCCGACGGCTGCCCGCCCGCAGTCTATGAAGTCATGAAGAACTGCTGGCACCTGGACGCCGCCATGCGGCCCTCCTTCCTACAGCTCCGAGAGCAGCTTGAGCACATCAAAACCCACGAGCTGCACCTGTGA
- the CSK gene encoding tyrosine-protein kinase CSK isoform 6 (isoform 6 is encoded by transcript variant 9) — MSAIQAAWPSGTECIAKYNFHGTAEQDLPFCKGDVLTIVAVTKDPNWYKAKNKVGREGIIPANYVQKREGVKAGTKLSLMPWFHGKITREQAERLLYPPETGLFLVRESTNYPGDYTLCVSCDGKVEHYRIMYHASKLSIDEEVYFENLMQLVEHYTSDADGLCTRLIKPKVMEGTVAAQDEFYRGWALNMKELKLLQTIGKGEFGDVMLGDYRGNKVAVKCIKNDATAQAFLAEASVMTQLRHSNLVQLLGVIVEEKGGLYIVTEYMAKGSLVDYLRSRGRSVLGGDCLLKFSLDVCEAMEYLEGNNFVHRDLAARNVLVSEDNVAKVSDFGLTKEASSTQDTGKLPVKWTAPEALREKKFSTKSDVWSFGILLWEIYSFGRVPYPRIPLKDVVPRVEKGYKMDAPDGCPPAVYEVMKNCWHLDAAMRPSFLQLREQLEHIKTHELHL, encoded by the exons ATGTCAGCAATACAG GCCGCCTGGCCATCCGGTACAGAATGTATTGCCAAGTACAACTTCCACGGCACTGCCGAGCAGGACCTGCCCTTCTGCAAAGGAGACGTGCTCACCATTGTGGCCGTCACCAAG GACCCCAACTGGTACAAAGCCAAAAACAAGGTGGGCCGTGAGGGCATCATCCCAGCCAACTACGTCCAGAAGCGGGAGGGCGTGAAGGCGGGTACCAAACTCAGCCTCATGCC TTGGTTCCACGGCAAGATCACACGGGAGCAGGCTGAGCGGCTTCTGTACCCGCCGGAGACAGGCCTGTTCCTGGTGCGGGAGAGCACCAACTACCCCGGAGACTACACGCTGTGCGTGAGCTGCGACGGCAAGGTGGAGCACTACCGCATCATGTACCATGCCAGCAAGCTCAGCATCGACGAGGAGGTGTACTTTGAGAACCTCATGCAGCTGGTGGAG CACTACACCTCAGACGCAGATGGACTCTGTACGCGCCTCATTAAACCAAAGGTCATGGAGGGCACAGTGGCGGCCCAGGATGAGTTCTACC GCGGCTGGGCCCTGAACATGAAGGAGCTGAAGCTGCTGCAGACCATCGGGAAGGGGGAGTTCGGAG ACGTGATGCTGGGCGATTACCGAGGGAACAAAGTCGCCGTCAAGTGCATTAAGAACGACGCCACTGCCCAGGCCTTCCTGGCTGAAGCCTCAGTCATGAC GCAACTGCGGCATAGCAACCTGGTGCAGCTCCTGGGCGTGATCGTGGAGGAGAAGGGCGGGCTCTACATCGTCACTGAGTACATGGCCAAG GGGAGCCTTGTGGACTACCTGCGGTCTAGGGGTCGGTCAGTGCTGGGCGGAGACTGTCTCCTCAAGTTCTCGCT AGATGTCTGCGAGGCCATGGAATACCTGGAGGGCAACAATTTCGTGCATCGAGACCTGGCTGCCCGCAATGTGCTGGTGTCTGAGGACAACGTGGCCAAGGTCAGCGACTTTGGTCTCACCAAGGAGGCGTCCAGCACCCAGGACACGGGCAAGCTGCCAGTCAAGTGGACAGCCCCTGAGGCCCTGAGAGAGAAG AAATTCTCCACTAAGTCTGACGTGTGGAGTTTCGGAATCCTTCTCTGGGAAATCTACTCCTTTGGGCGAGTGCCTTATCCAAGAATT CCCCTGAAGGACGTCGTCCCTCGGGTGGAGAAGGGCTACAAGATGGATGCCCCCGACGGCTGCCCGCCCGCAGTCTATGAAGTCATGAAGAACTGCTGGCACCTGGACGCCGCCATGCGGCCCTCCTTCCTACAGCTCCGAGAGCAGCTTGAGCACATCAAAACCCACGAGCTGCACCTGTGA
- the CSK gene encoding tyrosine-protein kinase CSK isoform 1 (isoform 1 is encoded by transcript variant 5): MSAIQAAWPSGTECIAKYNFHGTAEQDLPFCKGDVLTIVAVTKDPNWYKAKNKVGREGIIPANYVQKREGVKAGTKLSLMPWFHGKITREQAERLLYPPETGLFLVRESTNYPGDYTLCVSCDGKVEHYRIMYHASKLSIDEEVYFENLMQLVEHYTSDADGLCTRLIKPKVMEGTVAAQDEFYRSGWALNMKELKLLQTIGKGEFGDVMLGDYRGNKVAVKCIKNDATAQAFLAEASVMTQLRHSNLVQLLGVIVEEKGGLYIVTEYMAKGSLVDYLRSRGRSVLGGDCLLKFSLDVCEAMEYLEGNNFVHRDLAARNVLVSEDNVAKVSDFGLTKEASSTQDTGKLPVKWTAPEALREKKFSTKSDVWSFGILLWEIYSFGRVPYPRIPLKDVVPRVEKGYKMDAPDGCPPAVYEVMKNCWHLDAAMRPSFLQLREQLEHIKTHELHL; the protein is encoded by the exons ATGTCAGCAATACAG GCCGCCTGGCCATCCGGTACAGAATGTATTGCCAAGTACAACTTCCACGGCACTGCCGAGCAGGACCTGCCCTTCTGCAAAGGAGACGTGCTCACCATTGTGGCCGTCACCAAG GACCCCAACTGGTACAAAGCCAAAAACAAGGTGGGCCGTGAGGGCATCATCCCAGCCAACTACGTCCAGAAGCGGGAGGGCGTGAAGGCGGGTACCAAACTCAGCCTCATGCC TTGGTTCCACGGCAAGATCACACGGGAGCAGGCTGAGCGGCTTCTGTACCCGCCGGAGACAGGCCTGTTCCTGGTGCGGGAGAGCACCAACTACCCCGGAGACTACACGCTGTGCGTGAGCTGCGACGGCAAGGTGGAGCACTACCGCATCATGTACCATGCCAGCAAGCTCAGCATCGACGAGGAGGTGTACTTTGAGAACCTCATGCAGCTGGTGGAG CACTACACCTCAGACGCAGATGGACTCTGTACGCGCCTCATTAAACCAAAGGTCATGGAGGGCACAGTGGCGGCCCAGGATGAGTTCTACCGCA GCGGCTGGGCCCTGAACATGAAGGAGCTGAAGCTGCTGCAGACCATCGGGAAGGGGGAGTTCGGAG ACGTGATGCTGGGCGATTACCGAGGGAACAAAGTCGCCGTCAAGTGCATTAAGAACGACGCCACTGCCCAGGCCTTCCTGGCTGAAGCCTCAGTCATGAC GCAACTGCGGCATAGCAACCTGGTGCAGCTCCTGGGCGTGATCGTGGAGGAGAAGGGCGGGCTCTACATCGTCACTGAGTACATGGCCAAG GGGAGCCTTGTGGACTACCTGCGGTCTAGGGGTCGGTCAGTGCTGGGCGGAGACTGTCTCCTCAAGTTCTCGCT AGATGTCTGCGAGGCCATGGAATACCTGGAGGGCAACAATTTCGTGCATCGAGACCTGGCTGCCCGCAATGTGCTGGTGTCTGAGGACAACGTGGCCAAGGTCAGCGACTTTGGTCTCACCAAGGAGGCGTCCAGCACCCAGGACACGGGCAAGCTGCCAGTCAAGTGGACAGCCCCTGAGGCCCTGAGAGAGAAG AAATTCTCCACTAAGTCTGACGTGTGGAGTTTCGGAATCCTTCTCTGGGAAATCTACTCCTTTGGGCGAGTGCCTTATCCAAGAATT CCCCTGAAGGACGTCGTCCCTCGGGTGGAGAAGGGCTACAAGATGGATGCCCCCGACGGCTGCCCGCCCGCAGTCTATGAAGTCATGAAGAACTGCTGGCACCTGGACGCCGCCATGCGGCCCTCCTTCCTACAGCTCCGAGAGCAGCTTGAGCACATCAAAACCCACGAGCTGCACCTGTGA